A portion of the Krasilnikovia cinnamomea genome contains these proteins:
- a CDS encoding ornithine cyclodeaminase family protein, translated as MTAPVVIGAAEMAGPRRMARVIDVLGEMFADLVAGRTSSPARTVIEHGDRRVLLVSPAVWERRGVGSVKITTLTPDNPGRGLPLIHGLVALTDLATGQIMALLDGAELTAVRTGAVAALATRYCAPDHAADLAIVGAGVQARSLFRAVAAVRPIRTVRIHSRTNARAEALADWIRETAPRPVRVSVRANARDAVTDAAIVCTATSTDGTAPVVAADWVATGAHVNVIGGTHPDAIELEPALLARAATLVEDRAAATDGAGEIRAALAAGLIGTGDLHELGRLVTGELSLRGRTTVLRTVGMSIEDTAAAVALYGASPRTGAATRTTAKEGTHGHV; from the coding sequence ATGACCGCTCCAGTCGTGATCGGCGCCGCCGAGATGGCCGGTCCACGGCGGATGGCCCGGGTGATCGACGTGCTCGGGGAGATGTTCGCGGACCTGGTTGCCGGCCGGACCAGCTCCCCCGCCCGCACGGTCATCGAGCACGGTGACCGGCGGGTGCTGCTGGTCAGCCCGGCCGTCTGGGAGCGGCGCGGGGTGGGCAGCGTCAAAATCACCACGCTCACCCCGGACAACCCCGGGCGCGGGCTCCCGCTCATCCACGGGCTCGTCGCCCTCACCGACCTGGCCACCGGGCAGATCATGGCCCTGCTCGACGGCGCCGAACTCACCGCCGTGCGCACCGGCGCGGTCGCCGCCCTGGCGACCCGGTACTGCGCCCCCGACCACGCCGCCGACCTGGCGATCGTCGGCGCGGGGGTGCAGGCCCGGTCGCTGTTCCGGGCGGTCGCCGCCGTCCGCCCGATCCGCACCGTACGGATCCACTCGCGGACCAACGCCCGCGCCGAGGCCCTCGCCGACTGGATCCGGGAGACCGCGCCCCGGCCCGTACGGGTCAGTGTCCGCGCGAACGCCCGGGACGCCGTCACCGACGCCGCGATCGTCTGCACCGCCACCTCGACCGACGGCACCGCGCCCGTGGTGGCGGCGGACTGGGTGGCCACCGGGGCGCACGTCAACGTCATCGGCGGCACGCACCCGGACGCCATCGAGCTGGAACCGGCCCTGCTGGCCCGCGCCGCGACCCTCGTCGAGGACCGCGCCGCCGCCACCGACGGCGCCGGTGAGATCCGGGCCGCCCTGGCCGCCGGGCTGATCGGCACCGGTGACCTGCACGAGCTGGGCCGCCTGGTCACCGGCGAACTCAGCCTGCGCGGCCGGACCACGGTGCTGCGCACGGTCGGCATGTCCATCGAGGACACCGCCGCCGCCGTGGCGCTGTACGGGGCATCCCCACGCACCGGCGCCGCGACCCGCACGACCGCGAAGGAAGGCACACATGGACACGTTTGA
- the dmpG gene encoding 4-hydroxy-2-oxovalerate aldolase: MNPVVIHDPTLRDGQHAVRHQLTAAALRRYAEAADAARIPVVEVGHGNGLGASSLQVGLAAVTDDEMLATVRDALRHSRMGVFMLPGWGTSADLQRAVERGADVVRIGVHATETSLAERHLGVLREAGVEAQCVLMMSHMASPEELAEHAARAVGYGAQAVGIMDSAGHFLPPDVTARIAAMAKAVGTVPVIFHGHNNLGMAVANSVAAADAGARIIDGCARGFGAGAGNTQLEVLVPVLERSGFATGIDLYALLDAADLAERELMPAPPIPTSMSIVSGLAGVFSGFKHRVVELAAAAGVDPRDVFFELGRRQAIAGQEDLIVDVVAQLSTNAHGKDK; the protein is encoded by the coding sequence ATGAACCCCGTGGTGATCCACGACCCGACCCTGCGCGACGGTCAGCACGCCGTGCGCCACCAGCTCACGGCGGCCGCCCTGCGCCGGTACGCCGAAGCCGCGGACGCGGCCCGCATCCCCGTGGTGGAGGTCGGCCACGGCAACGGCCTGGGCGCCTCCTCGCTGCAGGTCGGGCTCGCCGCCGTCACCGACGACGAGATGCTGGCCACGGTCCGCGACGCCCTGCGGCACAGCCGGATGGGCGTGTTCATGCTGCCCGGCTGGGGCACCTCGGCCGACCTGCAGCGGGCCGTCGAGCGCGGCGCCGACGTCGTCCGGATCGGTGTGCACGCCACCGAGACCTCGCTGGCCGAACGTCATCTCGGCGTGCTGCGCGAGGCGGGCGTCGAAGCCCAGTGCGTGTTGATGATGAGCCACATGGCGAGCCCCGAGGAGCTGGCCGAGCACGCCGCGCGGGCCGTGGGCTACGGCGCGCAGGCGGTGGGCATCATGGACTCGGCCGGGCACTTCCTGCCCCCGGACGTCACCGCCCGGATCGCGGCGATGGCCAAGGCGGTCGGCACCGTGCCGGTGATCTTCCACGGGCACAACAACCTCGGCATGGCGGTCGCCAACTCGGTCGCCGCCGCCGACGCCGGCGCCCGGATCATCGACGGCTGCGCCCGCGGCTTCGGCGCCGGTGCCGGCAACACGCAGCTCGAAGTGCTGGTCCCGGTGCTGGAACGCAGCGGCTTCGCCACCGGCATCGACCTGTACGCGCTGCTCGACGCCGCCGACCTCGCCGAACGCGAACTCATGCCCGCGCCGCCGATCCCCACCTCGATGAGCATCGTCAGCGGCCTGGCCGGGGTCTTCTCCGGCTTCAAGCACCGGGTGGTCGAGCTGGCCGCGGCCGCCGGGGTGGACCCCCGCGACGTGTTCTTCGAGCTGGGCCGGCGCCAGGCCATCGCCGGGCAGGAAGACCTGATCGTCGACGTGGTGGCGCAGCTGAGCACCAACGCACATGGAAAGGACAAGTGA
- a CDS encoding HpcH/HpaI aldolase/citrate lyase family protein, translating into MSGPARAVPRSILYTPALSLDRVVKAWTYDADVHLIDLEDSVPPADKPAARAVCRAALEKAPHAANVAVRINELRTVAAMHDLLMLTDSPVRPGIVMLTMVTSAAEIDVARHILASAGAHPEIYVTVETVAAVTGIDAIARAADGLVLGSADLAATLGVEITWESMLAARQAMAMACAGHGTACIDTANFRLAQPRVLAEETARVRALGFHGKATVYPGELAVINRALRPDPARLAAARRTADAVAAANGGIAVLDGNMVGPPFARLARDTVAREDAWAARFGATGGGAG; encoded by the coding sequence GTGAGCGGCCCGGCGCGGGCGGTCCCGCGCAGCATCCTGTACACCCCGGCGCTGTCGCTGGACCGGGTCGTCAAGGCATGGACGTACGACGCGGACGTGCACCTGATCGACCTGGAGGACTCCGTGCCCCCGGCCGACAAGCCCGCCGCGCGTGCGGTGTGCCGGGCCGCGCTGGAGAAGGCGCCGCACGCCGCGAACGTGGCGGTGCGCATCAACGAACTGCGCACCGTCGCGGCGATGCACGACCTGCTGATGCTGACCGACAGCCCGGTACGCCCCGGCATCGTGATGCTGACCATGGTGACCTCGGCGGCCGAGATCGACGTGGCCCGGCACATCCTCGCCTCGGCGGGCGCCCACCCGGAGATCTACGTGACCGTCGAGACCGTGGCGGCCGTCACCGGGATCGACGCGATCGCCCGCGCCGCCGACGGGCTGGTGCTGGGTTCGGCCGACCTCGCCGCCACCCTCGGCGTCGAGATCACCTGGGAGAGCATGCTGGCGGCCCGGCAGGCGATGGCGATGGCCTGCGCGGGGCACGGCACGGCCTGCATCGACACGGCCAACTTCCGGCTGGCGCAGCCGCGGGTGCTGGCGGAGGAGACCGCGCGGGTGCGGGCGCTCGGCTTCCACGGCAAGGCCACCGTGTACCCGGGCGAACTCGCCGTCATCAACCGGGCGCTGCGGCCGGACCCCGCCCGGCTCGCGGCGGCCCGCCGCACCGCGGACGCCGTCGCGGCAGCCAACGGCGGGATCGCCGTCCTGGACGGCAACATGGTCGGCCCGCCGTTCGCCCGGCTGGCCCGCGACACGGTGGCGCGCGAAGACGCGTGGGCGGCCCGGTTCGGCGCGACCGGCGGCGGCGCCGGATGA
- a CDS encoding acetaldehyde dehydrogenase (acetylating), which produces MTACTPLTVAVIGTGQIGQDLVSKIDRSSWLDCRLVAGRNPDSAGLRHAARLGYPTTADGIHAVLAAERPFDVVFDATSAAAHREHWPLLEPLGTLVIDLTPSKIGQMVVPTVTGVWAGERNVNLISCGGQASVPVVRALATRFPVRYFEVVSTVASTVAGRATRMNLDEYVATTAQAVTAFSGVRDVKAILNISPAVPPATFRTAVHAVIPGADAGAVRMVAEQVAEQVRTFAPGYDITACTVTGDRVTVALQVIAHSDVLPPYAGNLDIINSAAIMVAEQYAARAERPTPVEVAG; this is translated from the coding sequence ATGACAGCCTGCACACCGCTGACCGTCGCGGTCATCGGGACCGGGCAGATCGGTCAGGACCTGGTCAGCAAGATAGACCGTTCGTCCTGGTTGGACTGCCGCCTGGTCGCCGGGCGCAACCCGGACTCGGCGGGGCTGCGGCATGCCGCGCGCCTCGGCTACCCCACCACGGCCGACGGGATCCACGCCGTCCTGGCCGCCGAGCGGCCGTTCGACGTCGTGTTCGACGCCACCAGCGCCGCCGCCCACCGCGAACACTGGCCCCTGCTGGAACCGCTGGGCACCCTGGTCATCGACCTGACCCCCAGCAAGATCGGGCAGATGGTCGTGCCCACCGTGACCGGCGTGTGGGCGGGCGAGCGCAACGTCAACCTGATCAGCTGCGGCGGGCAGGCCAGCGTCCCCGTCGTCCGCGCGCTGGCCACCCGGTTCCCGGTGCGGTACTTCGAGGTCGTCTCCACGGTGGCCAGCACGGTCGCGGGCCGCGCGACCCGGATGAACCTCGACGAGTACGTGGCGACCACCGCGCAGGCCGTCACCGCCTTCTCCGGCGTCCGCGACGTCAAGGCGATCCTCAACATCAGCCCGGCCGTACCCCCGGCGACGTTCCGGACCGCCGTGCACGCCGTGATCCCCGGCGCCGACGCGGGGGCCGTACGCATGGTCGCGGAGCAGGTCGCCGAGCAGGTGCGCACGTTCGCCCCCGGCTACGACATCACCGCCTGCACCGTGACCGGCGACCGGGTGACCGTCGCCCTGCAGGTCATCGCGCACAGCGACGTCCTGCCGCCGTACGCCGGGAACCTCGACATCATCAACTCCGCGGCCATCATGGTCGCCGAGCAGTACGCGGCCCGCGCCGAGCGCCCCACCCCGGTGGAGGTGGCCGGATGA
- a CDS encoding MaoC family dehydratase gives MTLRRVGDEYVEEHGGDYEDFEPGMVIRHWPGRTLSEADNTWLTLLTMNQHPLHFDQHYSAAAEYGRVLVNSGITLCLIGGMTVQALSARAVANLGWDRVRLKDPVFVGDTLYATSRILHKRRSRSRPGQGIVTVETTGTKSTGETVIVFERSFLLRCRDGADSHPQSSMSPPAESVGPA, from the coding sequence ATGACCCTGCGACGCGTGGGCGACGAGTACGTCGAGGAGCACGGCGGCGACTACGAGGACTTCGAGCCCGGCATGGTGATCCGGCACTGGCCGGGCCGGACCCTGTCCGAGGCCGACAACACGTGGCTGACCCTGCTCACCATGAACCAGCACCCGCTGCACTTCGACCAGCACTACAGCGCCGCCGCCGAGTACGGCCGGGTGCTGGTCAACAGCGGCATCACCCTGTGCCTGATCGGCGGGATGACCGTACAGGCGCTGTCCGCGCGGGCCGTGGCCAATCTCGGCTGGGACCGGGTGCGGCTCAAGGACCCGGTCTTCGTCGGGGACACCCTGTACGCGACCAGCCGGATCCTGCACAAGCGGCGGTCCCGCTCCCGCCCGGGTCAGGGGATCGTGACGGTCGAGACGACGGGCACGAAGTCGACCGGTGAGACGGTCATCGTCTTCGAGCGCTCGTTCCTGCTGCGGTGCCGCGACGGGGCCGATTCGCATCCACAGTCATCGATGTCACCGCCTGCCGAATCTGTCGGCCCCGCCTGA
- a CDS encoding cupin-like domain-containing protein, which translates to MTFDEFLAAGPGGLFKADVPVVIALPDSVRGLGRDGVAQRLADLSVTLFSEPGDKNHPGRWETRDIRLREFFADERHLNTPGTWHRVVSNIRNSPADVNAVIGFDAEKFFGFGSALYAANLWISHRGVFTKNHFDEFENFNIALEGRKRFILAPPGSRAYYPRSVLRGFGDKSQVFDLDNVDLARFPRIAPKLEQRRDFVLEPGHMLYLPLGWWHQAESLEDMNINVNFWLKSKKILRRPHVLGVALYTYAYRRVKGVYSYQPTEVNA; encoded by the coding sequence ATGACGTTCGACGAGTTCCTGGCCGCCGGGCCGGGCGGGCTGTTCAAGGCCGACGTGCCCGTGGTCATCGCGCTGCCCGACAGCGTGCGGGGCCTCGGCCGCGACGGCGTGGCGCAGCGGCTGGCCGACCTGAGCGTCACCCTGTTCTCCGAGCCCGGCGACAAGAACCACCCGGGCCGCTGGGAGACCCGCGACATCCGGCTGCGCGAGTTCTTCGCCGACGAGCGGCACCTGAACACCCCGGGCACCTGGCACCGGGTCGTGTCGAACATCCGCAACAGCCCCGCCGACGTGAACGCGGTCATCGGCTTCGACGCCGAGAAGTTCTTCGGCTTCGGCTCCGCCCTGTACGCGGCCAACCTGTGGATCAGCCACCGCGGCGTGTTCACCAAGAACCACTTCGACGAGTTCGAGAACTTCAACATCGCCCTGGAGGGCCGCAAGCGGTTCATCCTCGCCCCGCCCGGCTCCCGCGCGTACTACCCGCGGTCGGTGCTGCGCGGCTTCGGGGACAAGTCGCAGGTGTTCGACCTCGACAACGTCGACCTGGCGCGCTTCCCCCGGATCGCGCCGAAGCTGGAGCAGCGGCGCGACTTCGTGCTGGAACCCGGGCACATGCTCTACCTGCCGCTCGGCTGGTGGCACCAGGCCGAGTCCCTCGAGGACATGAACATCAACGTCAACTTCTGGCTCAAGTCGAAGAAGATCCTGCGGCGGCCGCACGTGCTCGGCGTCGCGCTCTACACGTACGCGTACCGGCGGGTCAAGGGTGTCTACAGCTACCAGCCGACCGAGGTGAACGCGTGA
- a CDS encoding MFS transporter, translated as MTVVAARPGLGRDYSRLWWGASVSAIGDGVTIAAAPLLAASLTDDPRLIGAASVAFTAPFVLFGIPAGLLVDRLDLRKMMVRVDLVRAALLALLAVGIVGGWAGLPLFYACMFLLGVGEVLCRNAAQVLVPFIAPESGLSTANARVMAAQEAGTGFVGPLLGALLFSVAVALPFGLDAATFVCSAILISGIRRNRPVEARPPAAGMWSEMMAGARWLARHHLLRTLALLSCLINLAGNAMLAVLVVHSTRVLHLTAFGYGIMLACQAVGAVLASRFAPALTRRLGREAALVATAALIATSEAVLATVPSPYAAGAALALFACGTVTWNVVVVVLRQTLVPRHLLGRANSVYRLVAWGGLPIGAAAGGIVAAAAGTPAVFGIGAVVMAAVAAALLVGARRHWITRAERAGAAPESGEDGR; from the coding sequence GTGACCGTCGTGGCCGCGCGGCCCGGGCTGGGCCGCGACTACTCCCGGCTGTGGTGGGGCGCGTCCGTCTCCGCGATCGGCGACGGTGTCACCATCGCGGCGGCTCCGCTGCTGGCCGCCAGCCTGACCGACGACCCGCGCCTGATCGGCGCGGCGTCGGTCGCCTTCACCGCGCCGTTCGTGCTGTTCGGGATCCCGGCCGGGCTGCTGGTGGACCGCCTCGACCTGCGGAAGATGATGGTGCGCGTCGACCTCGTCCGGGCCGCCCTGCTCGCGCTGCTGGCGGTGGGGATCGTCGGTGGCTGGGCCGGACTGCCGCTCTTCTACGCCTGCATGTTCCTGCTGGGCGTCGGCGAGGTGCTCTGCCGCAACGCCGCCCAGGTGCTCGTCCCGTTCATCGCCCCGGAGTCGGGGCTGTCCACGGCGAACGCCCGGGTGATGGCCGCGCAGGAGGCCGGGACGGGGTTCGTCGGCCCGCTGCTCGGAGCGCTGCTGTTCAGCGTGGCGGTGGCGTTGCCGTTCGGGCTCGACGCGGCCACCTTCGTGTGCTCGGCGATTCTGATCAGCGGGATCAGGCGCAACCGGCCGGTCGAGGCGCGGCCACCGGCGGCCGGGATGTGGTCGGAGATGATGGCCGGTGCCCGGTGGCTGGCCCGCCACCACCTGCTGCGCACCCTCGCCCTGCTGTCCTGCCTGATCAACCTGGCCGGCAACGCCATGCTGGCCGTGCTCGTCGTGCACAGCACCCGGGTGCTGCACCTGACCGCGTTCGGGTACGGCATCATGCTGGCCTGCCAGGCGGTCGGAGCGGTGCTGGCGTCCCGGTTCGCCCCGGCCCTGACCCGGCGCCTCGGCCGGGAGGCGGCGCTGGTCGCCACGGCCGCGCTGATCGCCACCAGCGAGGCGGTGCTGGCGACCGTGCCGTCGCCGTACGCCGCCGGGGCCGCCCTGGCGCTGTTCGCCTGCGGGACCGTGACCTGGAACGTCGTGGTGGTGGTGCTGCGGCAGACGCTGGTGCCCCGGCACCTGCTCGGGCGGGCCAACAGCGTGTACCGGCTGGTCGCCTGGGGCGGGCTGCCGATCGGCGCGGCCGCCGGTGGCATCGTCGCCGCGGCGGCGGGCACCCCGGCCGTGTTCGGCATCGGCGCCGTCGTGATGGCGGCCGTCGCGGCGGCCCTGCTGGTGGGCGCCCGACGGCACTGGATCACCCGCGCCGAACGGGCCGGAGCGGCCCCCGAGTCCGGAGAGGACGGTCGATGA
- a CDS encoding carbohydrate-binding domain-containing protein, whose amino-acid sequence MAVAGPGKGMDQTSASHHRKPRPSVLPRRIRLVLAATTAATVTGVTLTALPAAAATRTVSLQGEAMTISSAHGGDYRDRRASGGRALAIWHRATASATLNTPVRATRLQVTAMGGRCGTAVPQMRVTVDGVTAGVRRVSATRWTTYTFTGSWAAGKRRVGITFLNPYGTKKCDRFVEVDRVVAAGTATAPTAPPVPAEKTAPAGFVTRSGSKLMLGGKPFKYVGLNAYGMSGCDGRAWSDTQLADYFARLAPNTVTRTWAFRPFGTAALDRIVAAAAAHQQKVIFTLADGRNYCGEHDGAVVPEGGDKSTAWYAGGYRTNYLPWVTTVVSRFKDDPTVAMWEMINEPGSFSSAAYTDALVKGFFDTTAAKIKSIDPNHLVGTGVLSEDMKGTGDYATLHASPHIDVASLHEYEYDWNASNSIITGHLARVLAQLAPVGKPVIIGETGVQAGPGCRTSVTSRNSAISRKLTGYTAYPAVAGVNVWSVVQYDPWSRERCPLEMPANDPVLSTVRSVQAGLNGE is encoded by the coding sequence GTGGCCGTCGCCGGGCCCGGCAAGGGTATGGACCAGACGAGCGCCTCGCACCACCGCAAGCCCCGTCCGTCGGTGCTGCCGCGCCGGATCCGGCTGGTGCTCGCCGCGACCACGGCCGCGACGGTGACCGGTGTCACGCTGACCGCGCTGCCCGCGGCCGCGGCCACCAGGACGGTGTCGCTGCAGGGCGAGGCCATGACGATCTCCTCCGCGCACGGGGGCGACTACCGCGACCGCCGGGCCTCCGGTGGCCGGGCGCTGGCCATCTGGCACCGGGCGACCGCGTCCGCGACACTGAACACCCCCGTGCGCGCGACCAGGCTGCAGGTGACCGCGATGGGCGGCCGGTGCGGCACCGCCGTCCCGCAGATGCGGGTGACCGTCGACGGGGTCACGGCGGGGGTCCGGCGCGTGTCCGCGACCCGCTGGACGACCTACACCTTCACCGGCTCCTGGGCGGCCGGCAAGCGCCGGGTCGGGATCACCTTCCTCAATCCGTACGGCACCAAGAAGTGCGACCGCTTCGTCGAGGTCGACCGGGTCGTCGCGGCCGGCACCGCAACCGCCCCGACCGCCCCGCCGGTCCCGGCCGAGAAGACCGCCCCGGCCGGGTTCGTCACCCGGTCCGGCAGCAAGCTCATGCTCGGCGGCAAGCCGTTCAAGTACGTCGGCCTCAACGCGTACGGCATGTCGGGGTGTGACGGCCGGGCGTGGAGTGACACGCAGCTGGCCGACTACTTCGCCCGGCTGGCCCCGAACACGGTCACCCGGACCTGGGCGTTCCGGCCGTTCGGCACCGCCGCGCTGGACCGGATCGTCGCCGCCGCCGCGGCGCACCAGCAGAAGGTCATCTTCACGCTCGCGGACGGCCGCAACTACTGCGGCGAGCACGACGGCGCCGTGGTGCCCGAGGGCGGCGACAAGTCCACGGCCTGGTACGCGGGCGGCTACCGGACGAACTACCTGCCGTGGGTTACGACGGTCGTCTCCCGGTTCAAGGACGACCCCACGGTCGCGATGTGGGAGATGATCAACGAGCCGGGCTCCTTCTCCTCCGCCGCGTACACCGACGCGCTGGTCAAGGGGTTCTTCGACACCACCGCCGCGAAGATCAAGTCGATCGACCCGAACCACCTGGTCGGCACCGGCGTGCTGTCGGAGGACATGAAGGGCACCGGCGACTACGCCACCCTGCACGCTTCGCCGCACATCGACGTCGCCTCGCTGCACGAGTACGAGTACGACTGGAACGCCAGCAACTCGATCATCACCGGCCACCTGGCCCGGGTGCTGGCGCAACTGGCGCCGGTCGGCAAGCCGGTGATCATCGGCGAGACCGGGGTGCAGGCCGGTCCGGGCTGCCGGACCAGCGTGACCAGCCGCAACAGCGCGATCTCGCGGAAGCTCACCGGGTACACCGCCTACCCGGCGGTCGCCGGGGTCAACGTGTGGAGCGTCGTGCAGTACGACCCGTGGAGTCGCGAGCGGTGCCCGCTGGAGATGCCCGCTAACGACCCGGTCCTGTCCACGGTCCGCAGCGTGCAGGCCGGACTCAACGGCGAGTAG
- a CDS encoding aminotransferase class I/II-fold pyridoxal phosphate-dependent enzyme — MTGERKRITPTHRYRNNDKLVGVGNAFWNSSEEHGVAGIVGDLTDGVFHMADGHEFVNFTVCSYLDLDTHPKVIDGAVDSLRRFGVLDHCIPRTRVQTRVLLELEESLGELFGATVISAISTAAASTGLLPLIASGHLGDGTRPLMVFDKNAHVSLGNTKPTCADETEVVTCRHHDLDFLEDMCRTYERVCYVVDGSDSLGGYAPVEELAALQDKYNMLVFYDDSHSLSAYGERGIGYVRSHSPVLDERTITVATLTKGFGAGGTAILLDGYPHATRRLIERFAGPLGYSQKMNAAAVGAALASAEIHRTEELDRLQGKLRANIALFDSLLQTEQAGSTYPIRLVPMSDDTVVDAAQRVFRAGFYTSPVFFPIVARGTAGLRVMLRAGQSAEQITRLCAVLVEAGARPAGIAA; from the coding sequence GTGACCGGCGAGCGCAAGCGCATCACACCCACCCACCGGTACCGCAACAACGACAAGCTCGTCGGCGTCGGCAACGCGTTCTGGAACTCCTCGGAGGAGCACGGGGTCGCGGGCATCGTCGGTGACCTGACCGACGGCGTGTTCCACATGGCCGACGGCCACGAGTTCGTGAACTTCACCGTCTGCTCCTATCTGGACCTCGACACCCACCCGAAGGTCATCGACGGCGCGGTCGACTCGCTGCGCCGCTTCGGCGTCCTGGACCACTGCATCCCGCGTACCCGGGTGCAGACCCGGGTTCTGCTGGAGCTGGAGGAGTCGCTGGGCGAGCTGTTCGGCGCGACGGTGATCAGCGCGATCTCCACGGCGGCGGCCAGCACGGGGCTGCTGCCGCTGATCGCGTCCGGGCACCTGGGCGACGGCACCCGGCCGCTGATGGTCTTCGACAAGAACGCGCACGTGTCGCTGGGCAACACCAAACCCACCTGCGCCGACGAGACCGAGGTCGTCACCTGCCGCCACCACGACCTCGACTTCCTCGAGGACATGTGCCGCACGTACGAGCGGGTCTGCTACGTGGTCGACGGCTCGGACAGCCTCGGCGGCTACGCGCCCGTCGAGGAACTGGCCGCCCTGCAGGACAAATACAACATGCTCGTCTTCTACGACGACTCGCACTCGCTGTCGGCGTACGGCGAGCGCGGCATCGGCTACGTGCGCTCGCACAGCCCCGTGCTGGACGAGCGGACCATCACCGTGGCGACCCTGACCAAGGGCTTCGGGGCGGGTGGCACGGCGATCCTGCTCGACGGCTACCCGCACGCGACGCGGCGGCTCATCGAACGGTTCGCGGGACCGCTCGGCTACTCGCAGAAGATGAACGCCGCCGCCGTGGGCGCCGCGCTCGCCTCCGCCGAGATCCACCGCACCGAGGAACTGGACCGGTTGCAGGGGAAGCTGCGGGCCAACATCGCGCTGTTCGATTCGCTGCTGCAGACCGAGCAGGCGGGCAGCACGTACCCGATCCGGCTGGTGCCGATGAGCGACGACACCGTCGTGGACGCCGCCCAGCGGGTCTTCCGAGCCGGGTTCTACACCTCGCCGGTGTTCTTCCCGATCGTCGCCCGGGGCACGGCCGGGCTGCGGGTGATGCTGCGGGCGGGCCAGAGTGCGGAGCAGATCACCCGGCTGTGCGCGGTCCTGGTCGAGGCGGGGGCGCGGCCCGCCGGGATAGCCGCGTGA
- a CDS encoding aminopeptidase P family protein, producing MTSEQQAQASHRSTPDSNQFREFIASGWATRDRPPTPRAEVADHAARRRAALSQRFPGERLVIGAGGLKVRSNDTDYTFRPHTAFAHLSGLGADTEPDSVLVLDPAPGGGHHAVLYFRPLAPRDSAEFYSDSRYGEFWVGPRPTIADIESQLGLSGRHLDALADDLAKDDAAARLRVVRDADPQLTTLVEAARTQAGTTLTAQQREEADEELARHLSGMRLVKDAWEVGEMRKAIAATHTGFEAIIEALPEAVRRGRGERWIEGVFGLHARHAGNGVGYESICAAGDHANTIHWTKNTGEVHDGDLILVDAGVEIDSLFTADITRTLPVTGRFSDAQRKVYDAVYEAQQAGMAAVKPGNKFSDIHAAANAVIARKLHEWGLLPEGVTVEQTLDKETGGWHRRWMVHGTSHHLGMDVHDCQLLLREDYMDGELLPGMVLTVEPALYFKADDLLAPAEFRGIGVRIEDNVLVTEDGCENLSAAMPRTCDEVEQWIARVRANAR from the coding sequence ATGACGAGCGAGCAGCAGGCACAGGCCAGCCACCGCAGCACCCCGGACAGTAACCAATTCCGCGAGTTCATCGCCTCCGGCTGGGCCACCCGCGACCGCCCGCCGACCCCGCGCGCGGAGGTCGCCGACCACGCGGCCCGGCGGCGGGCGGCCCTGTCGCAGCGGTTCCCGGGCGAGCGGCTCGTCATCGGCGCGGGCGGGCTGAAGGTGCGCAGCAACGACACCGACTACACGTTCCGGCCGCACACCGCGTTCGCCCACCTGTCCGGGCTCGGCGCCGACACCGAGCCGGACAGCGTGCTCGTGCTGGACCCGGCGCCCGGCGGCGGCCACCACGCGGTGCTGTACTTCCGCCCGCTGGCCCCGCGCGACAGCGCGGAGTTCTACTCCGACTCGCGGTACGGCGAGTTCTGGGTCGGCCCCCGTCCCACCATCGCCGACATCGAGTCCCAGCTCGGCCTGTCCGGCCGCCACCTCGACGCGCTCGCCGACGACCTGGCCAAGGACGACGCCGCCGCCCGGCTACGGGTGGTCCGCGACGCCGACCCGCAGCTCACCACGCTCGTCGAGGCCGCACGCACCCAGGCGGGCACGACCCTGACCGCACAGCAGCGGGAGGAGGCCGACGAGGAGTTGGCCCGCCACCTGTCCGGGATGCGGCTGGTCAAGGACGCGTGGGAGGTCGGCGAGATGCGCAAGGCCATCGCCGCCACCCACACCGGGTTCGAGGCGATCATCGAGGCTCTGCCCGAGGCGGTCCGCCGGGGTCGCGGCGAGCGGTGGATCGAGGGCGTCTTCGGCCTGCACGCCCGGCACGCCGGAAACGGCGTCGGCTACGAGTCGATCTGCGCCGCCGGCGACCACGCCAACACCATCCACTGGACGAAGAACACCGGCGAGGTCCACGACGGCGACCTGATCCTGGTCGACGCCGGGGTGGAGATCGACTCGCTGTTCACCGCGGACATCACCCGTACCCTGCCGGTGACCGGCCGGTTCAGCGACGCGCAGCGCAAGGTCTACGACGCGGTGTACGAAGCACAGCAGGCCGGGATGGCGGCGGTGAAGCCGGGCAACAAGTTCAGCGACATCCACGCCGCCGCCAACGCGGTCATCGCCCGCAAGCTGCACGAGTGGGGGCTGCTGCCCGAGGGCGTCACGGTCGAGCAGACCCTCGACAAGGAGACCGGCGGCTGGCACCGCCGCTGGATGGTGCACGGCACCTCGCACCACCTGGGCATGGACGTGCACGACTGCCAGCTGCTGCTGCGCGAGGACTACATGGACGGCGAGCTGTTGCCGGGCATGGTCCTCACGGTCGAGCCCGCGCTGTACTTCAAGGCCGACGACCTGCTGGCGCCCGCCGAGTTCCGCGGCATCGGCGTCCGCATCGAGGACAACGTGCTGGTCACCGAGGACGGCTGCGAGAACCTGTCCGCCGCGATGCCACGCACCTGCGACGAGGTGGAGCAGTGGATCGCACGCGTACGGGCGAACGCCCGATGA